A window of Drosophila subobscura isolate 14011-0131.10 chromosome E, UCBerk_Dsub_1.0, whole genome shotgun sequence contains these coding sequences:
- the LOC117889823 gene encoding carbonic anhydrase 1, with product MPASIDDFWLQFMQGFSFVMRCTERSKLLRVLVCCVMAMAILNIVGILFCVIKAAIEYIVTWRLKMKLARQPTPINIVRSATRWTMLGSPLEWNYYEKLPLAMLLENNGSTVILRICCKWDSVPHLSGGGLAGKYHFVEACFKWGAEHSIDAQKCSLEMQVLHRCHQGSVPYECVAVSYLFAHGQEHGPLNQITESLRCVAHPNSHMELPPFDLASLMSPFGSSFYSYEGTYDNGGQAMPTLWLICSEIFAISAVQSSQFRALRGIDGNKICWNARPEQPLGDRCLSFYTF from the coding sequence ATGCCAGCCTCGATTGACGACTTCTGGCTGCAGTTCATGCAGGGCTTCAGCTTTGTGATGCGCTGCACCGAGCGTTCGAAGCTGCTGAGAGTGTTGGTCTGCTGCGTTATGGCCATGGCAATCCTCAATATTGTCGGGATACTCTTCTGCGTCATCAAGGCGGCGATTGAGTACATAGTTACCTGGAGGCTGAAGATGAAGCTGGCGCGACAGCCGACGCCGATTAACATAGTGCGGAGTGCAACACGCTGGACGATGCTGGGCAGCCCGCTGGAATGGAACTACTACGAGAAACTTCCGCTGGCAATGCTGCTGGAGAACAACGGCAGCACGGTGATCCTGCGCATCTGCTGCAAGTGGGATTCGGTGCCCCACCTGAGTGGAGGTGGGCTGGCGGGCAAGTACCACTTCGTGGAGGCGTGCTTCAAGTGGGGCGCTGAGCATTCGATAGACGCGCAGAAGTGCTCGCTGGAGATGCAGGTGCTGCACCGCTGCCACCAGGGCAGCGTCCCCTACGAGTGCGTGGCGGTCTCCTATCTGTTTGCACACGGACAGGAGCACGGGCCATTGAATCAAATCACTGAAAGCCTTCGCTGCGTCGCGCATCCCAACTCGCACATGGAGTTGCCGCCCTTTGATCTGGCCTCCCTGATGTCTCCCTTCGGCAGCAGCTTCTACAGCTACGAGGGCACCTACGACAACGGTGGCCAGGCCATGCCCACCTTGTGGCTGATCTGCAGCGAAATCTTTGCCATCAGCGCGGTGCAGTCGTCCCAGTTCCGCGCCCTCCGCGGTATCGATGGCAACAAGATCTGTTGGAACGCGCGCCCGGAGCAGCCGCTGGGGGATCGCTGCCTCAGTTTCTACACTTTTTGA
- the LOC117890629 gene encoding immune-induced peptide 14 — translation MNCLKICGFVFALIAALSTAEAATQVLNAGGHTLIQTDRTQYIRKTKWTLEINQINRA, via the exons ATGAACTGCCTGAAGATCTGCGGCTTTGTATTTGCTCTCATTGCGGCCCTCTCGACTGCTGAGGCTG CTACCCAAGTGCTGAATGCTGGCGGCCATACCCTCATCCAAACGGACCGGACTCAGTACATACGCAAAACTAAATGGACCttggaaataaatcaaataaatagaGCTTAA
- the LOC117890630 gene encoding immune-induced peptide 4, protein MKFFQAAALLLAMLAALANAEPVPKPGTVLVQTDNVQYIRTG, encoded by the exons ATGAAGTTCTTCcaagctgctgccctgctcctGGCCATGCTCGCCGCCCTGGCCAATGCCGAGCCCGTTCCCAAGC CTGGAACTGTGCTGGTCCAGACCGACAATGTCCAGTACATTCGCACCGGCTAG